A region from the Acuticoccus sediminis genome encodes:
- the lipB gene encoding lipoyl(octanoyl) transferase LipB — MPAEWMISDDLVDYNDALRAQEARAAAIAEHRAGEAVWLLEHPPVYTAGTSARDADLVEPDRFPVIKTGRGGQYTYHGPGQRVAYLMMDLRERGRDVRAYVQSLEAWIIDALDAFNVRGELRDGRVGVWVQRPGGMGEDKIAAIGVRVRRWVTFHGISLNVEPDLSHFSGIVPCGVREHGVTSLAALGRIVTMEEVDMVLRETFEKRFGPTVSAAPPVAPATILDPA; from the coding sequence ATGCCAGCCGAATGGATGATCTCCGACGACCTCGTCGACTACAACGACGCGCTTCGCGCGCAGGAAGCGCGCGCGGCCGCGATCGCCGAGCACCGCGCCGGCGAGGCCGTCTGGCTCCTGGAGCATCCGCCCGTCTACACGGCCGGTACCAGCGCCAGGGACGCCGACCTCGTCGAGCCTGACCGCTTCCCCGTCATCAAGACCGGGCGCGGCGGCCAGTACACCTATCACGGCCCCGGACAGCGCGTTGCCTACCTCATGATGGACCTGCGCGAGCGCGGGCGTGACGTGCGCGCCTATGTCCAGTCCCTGGAGGCCTGGATCATCGACGCCCTCGACGCCTTCAACGTGCGCGGGGAGCTCCGCGACGGGCGCGTCGGTGTCTGGGTCCAGCGCCCCGGCGGGATGGGCGAGGACAAGATCGCCGCCATCGGAGTGCGGGTCCGCCGCTGGGTCACCTTCCACGGCATCTCCCTCAACGTGGAGCCGGACCTCTCCCACTTCTCGGGCATCGTCCCGTGCGGCGTGCGCGAGCACGGGGTGACGAGCCTCGCCGCCCTCGGCCGCATCGTCACGATGGAGGAGGTGGACATGGTCCTGCGCGAGACCTTCGAGAAGCGATTCGGCCCGACCGTCTCCGCCGCACCGCCCGTCGCACCGGCGACAATCCTCGACCCGGCCTGA